A portion of the Stigmatella aurantiaca DW4/3-1 genome contains these proteins:
- a CDS encoding ChaN family lipoprotein, with the protein MSACDVQRRFHSMRASLALHLALFRRQKALIARAVEGQSSAFRAYEARYRRRTASYHQVLPLPTVHQQVLAADVVYVGDYHTLPLAQETYLGLVERTLNTGRRTVLALECVEGRHQAALDAYLAGKLPERSLLARLGHAPGPDGWSGFRPLLAFARRHRLEVVGIDRRAQGKHSLALRDAYAAERIARVARAEDRPRVMVLVGQYHITPCHLPAQVERALGEAQARRGLVVYQNCEGVYWRLAREGRAGAVEAVELPDGSLCLLNASPVVCQQSFLDYLEAEAGDAPLRERSAAERFREMASLIARLAGVQVGRALEAVEVATAADSDVLARIQQRGRFTQAELGQLRRHMLSRESSYIPRARTAYLASLSLNHAAEEAAHFVRHCAVGDAMEASRRASDAFYARCLEEALGFFGSKLVNPRRGCAGLAEWARRFGENRGVDRQIAAFVLAHKAAETEGPDEAVKLLPLRKDRLFHGVSHALGYLLGDALYRAFDAGQVEKPEIRALFRDPLADPRSTYFHWVHRLG; encoded by the coding sequence ATGAGTGCGTGCGACGTTCAACGCCGCTTCCACTCCATGCGCGCGTCGCTTGCCCTCCACCTTGCCCTGTTCCGCCGCCAGAAGGCCCTGATCGCCCGTGCGGTCGAAGGTCAGTCCAGTGCGTTCCGCGCCTACGAGGCCCGGTACCGCCGCCGGACGGCGAGCTACCACCAGGTTCTCCCGCTCCCCACCGTGCACCAGCAGGTTCTGGCCGCGGACGTGGTGTACGTCGGCGATTACCACACCCTGCCGCTGGCTCAGGAGACCTACCTGGGGTTGGTGGAGCGGACCCTGAACACCGGCCGCCGCACCGTGCTGGCGCTCGAATGCGTGGAGGGACGGCACCAGGCCGCACTCGATGCCTATCTCGCGGGAAAGCTGCCGGAGCGCTCCCTGCTGGCGCGGCTCGGGCATGCGCCGGGACCCGATGGCTGGTCCGGCTTCCGGCCCCTGCTCGCCTTCGCCCGCCGCCACCGGCTGGAGGTGGTGGGAATCGATCGCCGGGCACAGGGCAAGCACTCCCTCGCGCTGCGGGACGCGTATGCCGCCGAGCGCATCGCCCGGGTGGCCCGGGCCGAGGATCGGCCTCGCGTCATGGTGCTGGTCGGCCAGTACCACATCACCCCGTGCCACCTCCCGGCGCAGGTGGAGCGGGCGCTGGGCGAGGCCCAGGCGCGGCGGGGGCTCGTGGTGTACCAGAACTGCGAGGGTGTCTACTGGCGGCTGGCGCGCGAAGGACGGGCGGGCGCGGTGGAAGCGGTGGAGTTGCCTGACGGCTCGCTGTGCCTGCTGAACGCCTCGCCGGTGGTGTGCCAGCAAAGCTTCCTGGACTACCTGGAGGCCGAGGCCGGGGATGCGCCGCTGCGAGAGCGCAGCGCGGCGGAGCGCTTCCGGGAGATGGCGAGCCTGATTGCCCGGCTCGCGGGAGTCCAGGTGGGCCGGGCGCTGGAGGCGGTGGAGGTGGCGACCGCGGCGGACAGCGACGTGCTGGCGCGCATCCAGCAGCGAGGACGCTTCACGCAGGCGGAGCTGGGCCAGCTCCGGCGGCACATGCTCTCGCGCGAGAGCAGCTACATCCCCAGGGCCCGGACGGCGTACCTGGCCTCCCTGTCACTGAACCACGCGGCGGAGGAGGCCGCGCACTTCGTCCGGCACTGCGCCGTGGGAGACGCGATGGAGGCGTCCCGGCGAGCCTCGGATGCGTTCTACGCACGGTGCCTGGAAGAAGCGCTGGGCTTCTTCGGCTCGAAGCTGGTGAACCCGCGGCGAGGCTGCGCGGGGCTCGCCGAGTGGGCCCGCCGGTTCGGCGAGAACCGCGGGGTGGACCGGCAGATCGCCGCATTCGTGCTGGCCCACAAGGCCGCGGAGACCGAAGGGCCCGACGAGGCGGTGAAGCTGCTACCGCTGCGCAAGGACCGGCTGTTCCACGGTGTCAGCCACGCACTGGGCTACCTGCTGGGAGATGCGCTGTACCGGGCCTTCGACGCGGGACAGGTGGAGAAGCCGGAGATCCGCGCCCTCTTCCGGGATCCGCTCGCGGACCCGCGCAGCACCTATTTTCACTGGGTCCACCGTCTGGGCTGA
- a CDS encoding MmcQ/YjbR family DNA-binding protein, which yields MSDAKGVNNPHRQALREFALGYPGSHEDFPWGELVLKVQGKVFVFLGTGSAELGLSVKLPQSSEAALMMPFAKPTGYGLGKSGWVSVQFGPKEKPPLDLLRQWIDESYRSVAPKKLVAQLGGTALGKAAAAKKPAAAKKAAAVKKPAAAKKTVARKPAKKKTAAKRAR from the coding sequence ATGTCCGACGCCAAAGGCGTGAACAACCCCCATCGGCAGGCGCTGCGTGAGTTCGCGCTTGGTTATCCCGGTTCCCACGAGGACTTCCCCTGGGGGGAGCTTGTCCTCAAGGTCCAGGGCAAGGTCTTTGTCTTCCTGGGAACAGGAAGTGCGGAGCTGGGGCTCTCCGTCAAGCTTCCCCAGTCCAGCGAGGCGGCCCTGATGATGCCGTTCGCCAAGCCCACCGGGTACGGTCTCGGCAAGAGCGGCTGGGTGTCGGTCCAGTTCGGTCCGAAGGAGAAGCCTCCCCTGGACCTGCTGCGCCAGTGGATCGACGAGAGCTACCGCTCCGTGGCCCCGAAGAAGCTCGTGGCGCAGCTCGGAGGGACAGCCCTTGGAAAGGCTGCCGCCGCGAAGAAGCCTGCCGCCGCGAAGAAGGCCGCTGCCGTGAAGAAGCCCGCCGCCGCGAAGAAAACCGTGGCGCGCAAACCAGCGAAGAAGAAGACGGCGGCGAAGCGGGCGCGCTGA
- a CDS encoding acyl-CoA carboxylase subunit beta, which translates to MKMKDRMDKLAEHRRRNESMGGAERVERQRAKNKLDARSRLKLLFDPDTFEELGLLAAHHGNLPEEEEADKPSSADGVITGTGEIDGRPVAAAIYDFTVFGGSIGEIGERKVARLRDMALKSRIPMVWLVDSAGARLDASAGIDPRRIAGFADTGYLFREQVVMSGVIPQVAAMMGPGAAGTAYIPALADFLPMVKATSSIAIGGPYLVESVVGEKVTEEELGGSKVHTEISGVADAEYPDDPACIAAVREYLSFFPSHCEERPPRKPSADPFNRRDEEILKIVPDSPRQAFDMHKVILSLVDDRKFFPLKPRWARNLITGLARIDGYPVGIVANNSMYLGGILDVNASDKAARFVNLCDAFNIPLVFLQDVPGFMVGTKVEQAGIIRHGAKMMYAVASATVPKFTVVVRKGYGAGYYVMNGRAFEPDLLIAWPGAEIGVMGPEGMVSIAARKLLQSAESPEAAEAMKKEMADNLRQHIRIERTAALAMVDDVVDPRDTRRLLARALKRTANKKVERPFRRREISPV; encoded by the coding sequence ATGAAGATGAAAGATCGCATGGACAAGCTCGCCGAGCACCGCCGCCGCAATGAAAGCATGGGTGGAGCGGAGCGGGTCGAGCGCCAACGCGCCAAGAACAAGCTGGATGCCCGCTCGCGCCTGAAGCTGTTGTTCGACCCGGACACCTTCGAGGAGCTGGGACTGTTGGCTGCGCACCATGGCAACCTCCCAGAGGAAGAAGAAGCAGACAAGCCCTCTTCTGCGGATGGGGTCATCACCGGCACCGGCGAAATCGACGGCCGCCCCGTGGCCGCCGCCATCTACGACTTCACCGTGTTCGGTGGCTCCATCGGCGAGATCGGCGAGCGGAAGGTGGCGCGGCTGAGGGACATGGCCCTCAAGAGCCGCATCCCCATGGTGTGGCTGGTGGACTCGGCGGGCGCCCGGCTGGATGCCTCCGCGGGCATTGATCCGCGGCGCATCGCGGGCTTCGCGGACACGGGCTACCTCTTCCGGGAACAGGTGGTGATGAGCGGGGTGATTCCGCAGGTGGCGGCCATGATGGGGCCCGGCGCCGCGGGCACCGCCTACATTCCCGCCCTGGCGGATTTTCTGCCCATGGTGAAGGCCACGAGTTCCATCGCCATTGGCGGTCCGTACCTGGTCGAGTCCGTGGTGGGCGAGAAGGTGACGGAAGAAGAGCTGGGCGGCTCCAAGGTGCACACGGAGATCTCCGGGGTGGCGGATGCGGAGTATCCGGATGACCCGGCGTGCATTGCCGCCGTGCGCGAGTACCTGTCCTTTTTCCCCTCGCATTGCGAGGAGAGGCCCCCGCGCAAGCCCTCGGCGGACCCGTTCAACCGGCGGGACGAGGAGATCCTCAAGATCGTCCCGGACAGCCCCCGGCAGGCGTTCGACATGCACAAGGTCATCCTGTCGCTGGTGGATGACCGGAAGTTCTTCCCGCTCAAGCCCCGCTGGGCGCGCAACCTCATCACCGGGCTGGCGCGCATCGACGGCTACCCGGTGGGCATCGTGGCCAACAACTCGATGTACCTGGGCGGCATCCTCGACGTGAACGCGTCGGACAAGGCGGCGCGCTTCGTGAACCTGTGTGACGCCTTCAACATCCCGCTGGTGTTCCTGCAGGACGTGCCGGGCTTCATGGTGGGCACGAAGGTGGAACAGGCGGGCATCATCCGTCACGGGGCGAAGATGATGTACGCGGTGGCGAGCGCCACGGTGCCCAAGTTCACCGTGGTGGTGCGCAAGGGCTACGGTGCGGGCTACTACGTGATGAACGGGCGGGCGTTCGAGCCGGACCTGCTCATCGCCTGGCCGGGCGCGGAGATCGGCGTGATGGGCCCGGAGGGCATGGTGTCCATCGCGGCGCGCAAGCTCTTGCAGAGCGCGGAGAGCCCCGAGGCCGCCGAGGCGATGAAGAAGGAGATGGCGGACAACCTCCGCCAGCACATCCGCATCGAGCGCACGGCGGCCCTGGCCATGGTGGACGACGTGGTGGACCCCCGGGACACGCGGCGCCTGCTGGCGCGGGCGCTCAAGCGCACGGCGAACAAGAAGGTGGAGCGTCCCTTCCGCCGCCGGGAGATCTCCCCCGTCTGA
- a CDS encoding class I SAM-dependent methyltransferase produces MKADMDVREYNREAWNRQVAQGSRWTLPVSPEVIAAARRGEWSVVLTPHKPVPREWFGELQGREVLGLASAGGQQGPVLAAAGARMTIFDNSPAQLGQDRLVAEREGLEMRLVEGDMRDLSAFADGSFDLIFNPASNCFVENVRQVWREAYRVLRPGGVLLSGFCNPIGFLFDPELEKQGTMQLKYRMPYSDFTSLTEEERRRYTDKGEPLCIAHSLEDQIGGQLAAGFLLAGFYEDLHSEGDKLSEYLSPLAATRAVKPAAR; encoded by the coding sequence ATGAAGGCTGACATGGATGTCCGGGAGTACAACCGGGAGGCGTGGAACCGGCAGGTGGCCCAAGGCTCTCGGTGGACGTTGCCCGTGAGTCCAGAGGTCATCGCCGCCGCGCGCCGGGGCGAGTGGAGCGTGGTGCTGACGCCGCACAAGCCCGTGCCCCGGGAGTGGTTCGGGGAGCTTCAGGGCCGGGAGGTGCTGGGCCTCGCGAGCGCGGGAGGGCAGCAGGGGCCCGTCCTGGCGGCGGCAGGGGCCCGCATGACGATCTTCGACAACTCACCGGCGCAGCTGGGACAGGACCGCCTGGTGGCGGAACGGGAGGGGTTGGAGATGCGGCTCGTCGAGGGGGACATGAGGGATCTGTCCGCCTTCGCGGACGGGAGCTTCGATCTCATCTTCAACCCGGCCTCGAACTGCTTCGTGGAGAATGTGCGCCAGGTCTGGCGCGAGGCGTACCGCGTTCTGCGCCCCGGAGGCGTCCTGCTGTCGGGGTTCTGCAACCCGATCGGCTTCCTGTTCGATCCCGAGTTGGAGAAGCAGGGGACGATGCAGCTCAAGTACCGGATGCCCTACTCGGATTTCACCAGCCTCACCGAGGAGGAGCGGCGGCGGTACACGGACAAGGGCGAGCCCCTGTGCATCGCGCACTCGCTGGAGGACCAGATCGGTGGACAGCTCGCCGCGGGCTTCCTCCTGGCGGGCTTCTATGAGGACCTGCACTCCGAGGGAGACAAGCTGTCGGAGTACCTGTCTCCGCTCGCCGCGACGCGCGCGGTGAAGCCCGCCGCCCGGTGA
- a CDS encoding SDR family NAD(P)-dependent oxidoreductase, translating to METELQGKGVLVTGGAGGIGSATVRAFAEEGARVAVHYRSSEASARALAGEVGGVALRADLTSEAEVDALIPEAVRALGRLDVLVANAGHWAPLDVPVWKMPLSRWRQSMAENLDSVFLCCRAFLRHVEVTRGGSLVLISSTAGLFGEAGHSDYAAAKGALASGFVKSLKNELGRIAPLARVNVVCPGWTEVDRNRARLQDPAFLSRVTRTMALRKVAQPEDIARVIVTLASDRISGHVTGEVVTVAGGMEGRVIHEG from the coding sequence ATGGAGACGGAACTGCAGGGCAAGGGCGTCCTCGTGACGGGGGGCGCCGGGGGAATTGGTTCCGCCACGGTGCGCGCCTTCGCGGAAGAGGGCGCCCGGGTGGCGGTGCACTACCGGTCGAGCGAGGCGTCGGCACGGGCTCTGGCAGGCGAGGTCGGGGGGGTGGCGCTCCGGGCGGACCTGACGTCCGAAGCGGAGGTGGATGCGCTCATCCCCGAGGCGGTGAGGGCGCTGGGGCGGTTGGATGTGCTGGTGGCCAACGCGGGCCACTGGGCGCCCCTGGACGTGCCGGTGTGGAAGATGCCGCTGTCGCGGTGGCGCCAGTCGATGGCGGAGAACCTGGACAGCGTCTTTCTGTGCTGCCGGGCCTTCCTGAGGCATGTCGAGGTGACGCGGGGCGGGAGCCTGGTGCTGATCAGCTCCACGGCGGGTCTCTTCGGCGAGGCGGGCCATTCAGACTACGCGGCGGCCAAGGGCGCGTTGGCCAGCGGCTTCGTGAAGAGCCTGAAGAACGAGCTGGGGCGCATCGCGCCGCTGGCGCGGGTCAACGTGGTGTGTCCGGGCTGGACCGAGGTGGATCGAAACCGGGCGAGGCTGCAAGACCCGGCGTTTCTCTCCCGGGTGACGCGGACCATGGCCTTGCGTAAGGTGGCCCAGCCCGAGGACATTGCCCGGGTCATTGTCACGCTGGCATCGGATCGCATCTCAGGGCACGTGACCGGTGAAGTCGTCACCGTGGCGGGGGGCATGGAAGGCAGGGTGATTCATGAAGGCTGA
- a CDS encoding 3-keto-5-aminohexanoate cleavage protein gives MSNPMVITAAMVGAETTREQTPHLPITAEEIAEDAARCREAGAAMVHLHVRTPDGKPSQDAELFRAAIRAIRKRTDILVQVSTGGAVGMGVDERCGGLTLTGADRPDMATLTTGTVNFGEEVFWNPRPLVRDIAKRIKELGLKPELECFDVGMIDEANALAKEGLVQQPAHYDFVLGVPGALAAREAALDFMIASLPEGSTWTVAAVGRHQLPFVDLAAVKGGNARVGLEDNIYVSKGVLAKGNWELVAEAAKRAKAKGRTPATPEEARKLLRLG, from the coding sequence ATGAGCAACCCAATGGTCATCACCGCGGCGATGGTGGGGGCGGAGACGACGCGCGAGCAGACCCCGCATTTGCCCATCACCGCCGAGGAGATCGCCGAGGACGCGGCCCGGTGCCGGGAGGCCGGGGCGGCGATGGTGCACCTGCACGTGCGCACGCCGGACGGCAAGCCCTCCCAGGACGCGGAGCTGTTCCGGGCGGCCATCCGGGCCATCCGCAAGCGGACGGACATCCTCGTCCAGGTCTCCACGGGCGGCGCGGTGGGCATGGGCGTGGACGAGCGCTGTGGGGGGCTGACGCTCACCGGCGCGGACCGTCCGGACATGGCGACGCTGACCACGGGCACCGTCAACTTCGGCGAAGAGGTGTTCTGGAACCCTCGCCCGCTGGTGCGGGACATCGCCAAGCGCATCAAGGAGCTGGGCTTGAAGCCAGAGCTCGAGTGCTTCGACGTGGGGATGATCGACGAGGCGAACGCGTTGGCGAAGGAAGGGCTCGTTCAGCAGCCAGCGCACTATGACTTCGTGCTGGGCGTGCCGGGGGCGCTGGCGGCCCGGGAGGCCGCGCTGGACTTCATGATTGCCTCGTTGCCCGAGGGGAGCACGTGGACGGTGGCCGCGGTGGGCCGCCACCAGCTTCCGTTCGTGGACCTGGCGGCGGTGAAGGGCGGTAACGCGCGCGTGGGGCTCGAGGACAACATCTACGTGTCCAAGGGCGTGCTGGCGAAGGGCAACTGGGAACTGGTGGCGGAGGCCGCGAAGCGGGCGAAGGCGAAGGGCCGCACGCCGGCGACTCCGGAAGAGGCGCGAAAGCTGCTGCGCCTCGGCTGA
- a CDS encoding hotdog domain-containing protein, whose protein sequence is MSSHDAHYGGNLVDGARMLGLFGDVATELCIRHDGDEGLFRAYDSVEFLAPVYAGDFIEAEGEILSEGNTSRKMRFEARKVIRPRTDVNDSAADLLSEPVVVCRATGTCVVPKDKQRIPR, encoded by the coding sequence ATGAGCAGCCACGACGCGCACTACGGCGGCAACCTGGTGGACGGCGCGCGGATGCTGGGGCTGTTCGGAGACGTGGCCACGGAGCTGTGCATTCGCCACGACGGGGACGAGGGGCTGTTCCGGGCCTATGACTCGGTGGAGTTCCTGGCCCCGGTGTACGCCGGGGACTTCATCGAGGCGGAAGGGGAGATCCTCAGCGAGGGCAACACGTCGCGGAAGATGCGCTTCGAGGCGAGAAAGGTGATTCGCCCGCGCACGGATGTGAACGACTCGGCGGCCGACCTCCTGTCCGAGCCCGTGGTGGTGTGCCGTGCCACCGGCACCTGTGTGGTTCCCAAGGACAAGCAGCGCATTCCTCGCTAG
- a CDS encoding OAM dimerization domain-containing protein produces MVKPSKQIIRPYGDRRDDGVVQLSFTLPVPLSEKAKEAAAQFARKMGFSDVKVAAAERAADSYTFFIVYAHTSVSLDYAEVDVPEVIVKKMGFDDLNVFIQEKVGRRIVVFGACTGTDTHTVGIDAILNMKGYAGDYGLERYPWFEAFNLGSQVPNEDLITKALAKNADAILVSQVVTQRDVHKDNSRQFIEAAKARGIHGKTILLLGGPRVDHKLALELGFDAGFGPGTKPSDVANYVAHAVLKKMGKEDPNAHYQGEPT; encoded by the coding sequence ATGGTGAAGCCGAGCAAGCAGATCATCCGGCCCTACGGCGACCGCCGGGATGACGGCGTGGTGCAGCTGTCGTTCACGCTGCCGGTGCCCCTGTCGGAGAAGGCCAAGGAGGCGGCGGCGCAATTTGCCCGGAAGATGGGCTTCTCCGACGTGAAGGTGGCCGCGGCCGAGCGGGCCGCCGACAGCTACACCTTCTTCATCGTGTACGCCCACACGAGCGTCTCCCTGGACTACGCGGAGGTCGACGTCCCCGAGGTCATCGTCAAGAAGATGGGCTTCGACGATCTCAATGTCTTCATCCAGGAGAAGGTGGGGCGGCGCATCGTCGTGTTTGGCGCGTGCACGGGCACGGACACGCACACGGTGGGCATCGACGCCATCCTGAACATGAAGGGCTACGCGGGCGACTACGGCCTGGAGCGCTACCCCTGGTTCGAGGCCTTCAACCTCGGCAGCCAGGTGCCCAACGAGGACCTCATCACCAAGGCCCTGGCAAAGAACGCGGATGCCATCCTGGTCAGCCAGGTGGTGACCCAGCGGGACGTGCACAAGGACAACTCGCGCCAGTTCATCGAGGCGGCCAAGGCCCGGGGCATTCACGGCAAGACCATCCTGCTGCTGGGAGGCCCCCGCGTGGACCACAAGCTGGCGCTGGAGCTGGGCTTCGACGCGGGCTTCGGTCCGGGCACCAAGCCCTCGGACGTGGCCAACTACGTGGCGCACGCGGTGTTGAAGAAGATGGGCAAGGAAGATCCGAACGCCCACTACCAGGGAGAGCCCACGTGA